The Flammeovirgaceae bacterium genome contains a region encoding:
- a CDS encoding efflux transporter outer membrane subunit, which yields MKTKIIYKSCILVLILLSVVRCKAPDYAAKTVNKNVPETFTAAAKDTITVARLNWRTYFADPNLVALIDTALKNNQELNILLMEIEISKNEVKARKGEYLPFVHVQAEAGLEKPARYTPGGAVEESLEIKPGTSFPEPLHRYGFGLSASWELDVWKKLRNAKKAAFNRYLGSVEGRNFMITNLVAEIADSYYELMALDNLLAIVQQNIAIQTNALTVVRQQKDAAKQTQLAVNRFEAQLLNTQNLQYEIQQRIVETENRIHFLTGSFPKAIPRNSAQYLSLKIDSVQAGIPIQLLVNRPDIRQAELELAAARLDVQAARANFYPSLGLEAAVGYAAFKPTYLIKPESVLYTLAGGLVAPLINRNAIYAAYNTANAKQLQQVFQYERTLLTAYLEVRNELAKLQNYAGSYDAKSREVEILTQSITISNNLFMSARADYLEVLLTQREALESKMELIEIKKKQLAARIGIYRTLGGGWK from the coding sequence ATGAAAACTAAGATTATATATAAGAGCTGCATACTCGTTTTGATACTCTTGTCGGTTGTGCGTTGCAAAGCACCAGATTATGCCGCTAAAACCGTAAATAAAAATGTTCCTGAAACGTTTACGGCAGCGGCTAAGGATACGATAACAGTAGCACGCCTGAACTGGCGGACCTACTTTGCTGACCCTAACCTTGTTGCGCTGATTGACACGGCATTAAAAAACAATCAGGAACTCAATATCCTGCTAATGGAGATTGAGATTAGTAAAAATGAAGTGAAAGCACGAAAGGGCGAATATCTTCCTTTTGTTCACGTTCAGGCTGAGGCCGGTCTTGAAAAGCCGGCCCGTTATACCCCGGGCGGTGCGGTTGAAGAATCGTTGGAGATAAAACCGGGCACCTCTTTTCCGGAGCCATTGCATCGGTATGGCTTTGGATTGTCAGCTTCCTGGGAATTGGATGTCTGGAAAAAATTGCGCAATGCAAAGAAGGCCGCCTTTAACCGGTACCTGGGTAGTGTAGAAGGCAGAAATTTTATGATAACCAACCTGGTGGCCGAAATTGCCGACTCGTATTACGAATTAATGGCGCTTGATAATTTGCTTGCGATTGTTCAGCAAAATATTGCCATCCAAACAAATGCACTTACCGTTGTGCGGCAACAAAAAGATGCGGCCAAGCAAACACAACTTGCTGTAAATAGATTTGAAGCACAATTATTGAACACGCAAAACCTTCAATACGAAATTCAGCAACGTATTGTTGAAACCGAAAATCGGATTCATTTTTTAACGGGTTCGTTTCCTAAAGCAATTCCCAGAAACTCGGCACAGTATTTAAGTTTAAAAATAGATTCGGTGCAAGCCGGTATTCCAATACAGTTGCTGGTAAATCGTCCGGACATTCGGCAGGCTGAATTGGAACTGGCAGCAGCACGCTTAGATGTGCAGGCTGCACGGGCTAATTTCTATCCATCACTTGGCCTTGAAGCAGCGGTTGGTTATGCGGCCTTTAAACCAACATACCTTATCAAGCCCGAATCTGTGTTGTATACTTTAGCCGGTGGGTTAGTTGCACCGCTAATTAACCGAAATGCAATTTATGCTGCCTATAATACAGCAAATGCAAAACAACTGCAGCAGGTGTTTCAATATGAGCGTACATTATTAACGGCCTATCTGGAGGTGCGGAATGAGCTGGCTAAACTTCAAAACTATGCCGGCAGTTACGATGCCAAATCGAGGGAAGTGGAAATCCTGACGCAATCCATTACCATATCAAATAATCTTTTTATGTCAGCCCGAGCCGATTATCTGGAAGTGCTGCTAACACAGCGCGAAGCACTTGAATCGAAAATGGAATTGATTGAGATTAAGAAAAAACAACTGGCCGCACGAATCGGAATTTACCGCACACTGGGAGGAGGCTGGAAATAA
- a CDS encoding phosphatase PAP2 family protein, whose product MYTSKTLFSILLSFYVTQGSAQQSDSTQHKSYFTKSARWRQAFAVPGLLISTGVLAATDNDLIDKFEIQEERNEVAPRFRTHADDYLQYAPLVAVYGLNALGLKGEHDFANRTALLVKSELIMMAMVLSLKKFTAVPRPDTGTPNSFPSGHTAEAFVAATFLHKEYGKEHPLISVLGYTTATGIGVLRIMNNRHWASDVITSAGIGILATNLAYLTHQHKWGRKQVVRNSITVAPTYSQASWGMYMQLRLH is encoded by the coding sequence ATGTATACTTCTAAAACACTTTTTTCCATCTTACTCTCTTTTTACGTAACACAAGGCAGCGCGCAGCAAAGCGATTCGACACAGCATAAATCCTATTTCACAAAATCAGCACGGTGGAGACAAGCGTTTGCCGTTCCGGGTTTATTGATTTCCACCGGAGTACTGGCTGCTACCGATAATGACCTTATCGACAAATTTGAAATACAAGAAGAGCGCAACGAAGTGGCGCCCCGGTTTCGCACGCATGCCGATGATTACCTGCAATATGCGCCCCTTGTTGCCGTGTATGGTTTAAATGCGTTAGGGTTAAAAGGCGAACATGACTTTGCCAACCGAACGGCCTTACTGGTTAAGTCGGAGTTGATTATGATGGCCATGGTGTTGTCGTTAAAGAAATTCACTGCCGTGCCGCGTCCCGACACGGGCACACCTAACTCTTTTCCATCTGGCCATACTGCTGAGGCGTTTGTAGCGGCCACATTTCTTCATAAGGAATATGGTAAAGAGCATCCGCTTATCAGTGTACTGGGTTATACTACGGCAACCGGTATTGGTGTGTTGCGGATTATGAACAACCGCCACTGGGCTTCGGATGTAATTACCAGTGCAGGCATTGGCATACTGGCAACTAACCTTGCTTATCTTACCCATCAGCACAAATGGGGCAGAAAGCAAGTAGTACGAAACTCAATAACGGTTGCGCCTACTTATTCACAGGCAAGTTGGGGAATGTATATGCAACTACGACTTCATTAA
- a CDS encoding MFS transporter, whose translation MRVITRTVWILSLVSLFTDMASEMLYPVMPIYLKEIGFSILLIGILEGFAEATAGLSKSYFGKLSDVSGKRLPFVRLGYLLSAVSKPMMAVFVYPLWIFFSRTMDRLGKGIRTGARDAMLSDEATPETKGQVFGLHRAMDTLGAVLGPVLALLYLYFFPQNYKSLFFLAFIPGLIAIGFTFLIKDGKKDKDNKIEPQVVSFFSFVHYWKAGAPAYKKLVIGLLIFTLINSSDVFLLLKAKESGLNDTAVIAVYVFYNLVYAIAAYPLGKLSDIIGFKRVLIFGLIVFATVYAGMALSSELYQFYGLFFLYGIYAAATEGVARAWISNISNKKDTATALGTFTGFQSICTMAASALAGWIWLDFGAQATFLFSSGVALMVVLYILFVVPSHSNKTERALKLN comes from the coding sequence ATGCGAGTCATTACGCGAACCGTCTGGATTTTATCCCTGGTAAGTCTCTTCACCGACATGGCCAGCGAAATGCTTTATCCGGTGATGCCCATCTATCTGAAAGAAATTGGCTTTTCCATTTTATTGATTGGTATTCTGGAAGGCTTCGCAGAAGCTACAGCGGGCTTAAGCAAAAGTTATTTTGGCAAACTTTCGGATGTAAGCGGTAAACGGCTACCCTTTGTCAGGTTGGGTTATTTACTCAGCGCTGTCTCAAAACCGATGATGGCCGTTTTTGTTTATCCGCTATGGATTTTCTTTTCCAGAACTATGGACAGACTCGGCAAAGGTATCCGTACAGGAGCCAGGGATGCCATGCTATCTGATGAAGCTACACCCGAAACGAAAGGACAGGTATTCGGTCTTCATCGCGCTATGGACACGCTTGGTGCGGTACTTGGTCCGGTCCTGGCGCTTCTCTATCTTTATTTCTTTCCCCAAAACTATAAATCACTTTTTTTCCTGGCCTTCATACCCGGGCTAATTGCCATTGGCTTCACTTTTCTAATTAAAGATGGAAAGAAAGACAAGGACAACAAAATTGAACCGCAGGTTGTTTCCTTTTTTTCGTTTGTTCATTATTGGAAAGCAGGTGCGCCTGCCTACAAAAAGCTTGTTATTGGATTGCTCATTTTTACATTAATCAACAGTTCGGATGTCTTTCTGCTTTTGAAGGCTAAGGAATCCGGGCTGAATGACACAGCCGTTATTGCCGTTTATGTTTTCTATAACCTGGTATATGCCATAGCCGCATATCCTTTGGGCAAACTAAGCGATATAATCGGGTTTAAACGTGTGCTCATCTTCGGTTTAATTGTTTTTGCAACCGTTTATGCCGGTATGGCTTTGAGCAGCGAATTATATCAATTTTATGGTTTATTTTTCTTGTACGGAATTTACGCTGCAGCCACAGAAGGTGTTGCCAGGGCGTGGATAAGCAACATCAGTAACAAAAAAGATACAGCCACGGCTTTGGGTACCTTTACTGGCTTTCAGAGTATCTGCACAATGGCAGCCAGTGCGTTAGCCGGATGGATTTGGCTCGATTTCGGAGCTCAGGCTACCTTCCTTTTCTCATCCGGGGTTGCTCTGATGGTAGTCTTGTATATCCTGTTTGTCGTCCCTTCTCATTCTAATAAAACCGAACGGGCATTAAAACTAAATTAA
- a CDS encoding histidinol-phosphate aminotransferase family protein → MENTFTRRNWLKSAAALGAGLPLSIALAEELMAAPVSRAEKLHGVFRPGKLIRLGSNENPYGPSARAREAIKASITEHNRYSFAESQEFKKVLAEKEGVSPDYILLGAGSGELLALAGMSLGIEGGSVLSAFPTFRTLMEFAVKFNARWDKVDLDETLTHNLEAMAAAVKPDTKIIFVVNPNNPTGTIVEPARLKSFSEEMARKAIVYSDEAYLEFLEPSQQHSMVDLVRKGHNVIVSRTFSKIYGLAGLRLGYLVAKPDILQKFAKYQPGTIINQPVLAAANASLGDTEFMSYTRKKNAEARDYFCKYLDSKKWFYGKSHANVVLFPAPKAGKTILEETEKRGFQIRIWDYQDREWCRVSIGTLDEMKAFTKAFDEVIA, encoded by the coding sequence ATGGAAAATACATTTACCCGAAGGAACTGGCTTAAATCGGCCGCAGCGCTGGGAGCAGGGTTGCCGCTAAGCATTGCACTTGCTGAAGAACTGATGGCCGCGCCCGTAAGCCGTGCTGAGAAACTGCACGGTGTATTTCGCCCCGGCAAACTAATCAGGCTGGGCTCAAACGAAAATCCATACGGTCCTTCGGCCAGAGCACGCGAAGCGATCAAAGCGTCAATTACTGAGCACAACCGCTACTCGTTTGCCGAGTCGCAGGAGTTTAAAAAAGTGCTGGCCGAAAAGGAAGGAGTATCGCCCGATTACATTCTGTTGGGTGCGGGATCAGGTGAGTTGCTTGCGCTGGCCGGTATGAGCCTGGGCATTGAAGGCGGCTCGGTACTTTCGGCATTTCCAACTTTCCGTACACTGATGGAGTTTGCTGTGAAGTTTAATGCCCGCTGGGATAAGGTTGACCTTGACGAAACCCTTACGCATAACCTTGAGGCCATGGCGGCAGCTGTTAAGCCGGATACAAAAATTATTTTTGTTGTTAACCCGAATAATCCGACAGGTACCATTGTAGAACCGGCCAGGCTGAAAAGTTTTAGCGAGGAGATGGCCCGCAAGGCCATTGTGTATTCGGACGAAGCCTACCTTGAATTTCTTGAACCTTCGCAGCAGCATTCCATGGTTGACCTGGTGCGGAAAGGCCATAATGTTATTGTGTCGCGGACGTTCTCGAAAATTTATGGTCTTGCCGGCTTACGGCTGGGGTATCTTGTGGCAAAGCCGGATATCTTGCAGAAGTTTGCTAAATACCAGCCGGGTACCATCATCAACCAACCTGTGCTGGCGGCAGCCAACGCCAGCCTGGGGGATACTGAGTTTATGAGTTATACCCGTAAAAAGAACGCGGAAGCCCGTGATTATTTCTGCAAATACCTTGACAGTAAAAAATGGTTTTACGGGAAATCGCACGCCAACGTGGTGCTGTTTCCTGCACCGAAAGCCGGAAAGACCATTTTAGAGGAAACCGAAAAACGGGGCTTTCAGATTCGCATCTGGGATTATCAGGATAGAGAGTGGTGCCGGGTAAGCATTGGCACACTGGATGAAATGAAGGCGTTTACCAAAGCCTTTGATGAAGTAATTGCCTGA
- a CDS encoding GAF domain-containing protein, with product MAEELIIASSTSKKEKYQTLIPQVESLIAGEPDLIANLSNLAAALKQTMEFFWVGFYLVKDNQLVLGPFQGPIACTRISFGKGVCGTAWKEKRTIVVPNVDEFPGHIACSSASKSEIVVPAFKNGEVSLVLDVDSDKLNDFDAVDENALEKIMRLVEAGL from the coding sequence ATGGCCGAAGAACTGATCATCGCCTCATCAACCAGTAAAAAGGAAAAATATCAAACGCTGATACCGCAGGTTGAATCGTTAATTGCCGGAGAGCCCGACCTCATCGCCAACCTTTCGAACCTTGCCGCAGCATTAAAGCAAACCATGGAATTTTTCTGGGTGGGCTTTTACCTGGTAAAGGATAACCAACTGGTGCTCGGGCCGTTTCAGGGCCCCATCGCCTGCACCCGTATCAGTTTTGGCAAAGGGGTATGCGGCACCGCCTGGAAAGAAAAGCGCACCATTGTGGTGCCCAATGTGGACGAATTTCCCGGTCATATTGCCTGCAGTTCGGCTTCAAAATCGGAAATCGTTGTACCTGCCTTCAAAAACGGTGAAGTTAGCCTGGTACTTGATGTGGACAGCGACAAGCTGAATGACTTCGATGCCGTTGATGAAAATGCATTGGAAAAAATAATGCGCCTGGTTGAAGCTGGATTATAG
- the ribD gene encoding bifunctional diaminohydroxyphosphoribosylaminopyrimidine deaminase/5-amino-6-(5-phosphoribosylamino)uracil reductase RibD produces the protein MNRHDHHQDELFMRRAHELAQLGRGYVSPNPLVGCVIICNSRIIGEGWHARYGEAHAEVNAVNSVDDKSQLTESTVYVNLEPCSHVGKTPPCADMLINYRVKKVVISNVDPNPLVNGGGIRKLREAGIEVITGILEKEGRELNKRFFTRMEQNRPYIILKWAQTADGFVAKENLDSKWISNAHSRQLVHKWRSEEDAVLVGTKTVFHDNPKLSVREWTGRNPTRIVIDRFLKLSSNLHVFERSQPTLVYNVLKHEEHGNFVLARVDEHDFLNEMVKDLNNRKIQSVLVEGGAQTLQYFIDAGLWDEARVFTSKHAFGKGIRAPQFQGNLVSLESLLTDTLTTYYPL, from the coding sequence ATGAACCGGCACGATCACCACCAGGATGAATTGTTTATGAGGCGCGCGCATGAGCTTGCGCAACTGGGCCGGGGCTATGTAAGCCCGAATCCGCTGGTGGGTTGCGTAATCATTTGCAACAGCCGGATTATTGGTGAGGGGTGGCATGCCCGCTATGGCGAAGCCCATGCTGAAGTGAATGCAGTTAATTCTGTTGATGATAAATCGCAGTTAACTGAAAGTACCGTATATGTAAACCTTGAACCGTGCTCACATGTTGGCAAAACACCTCCGTGTGCGGATATGTTGATAAATTATCGGGTAAAGAAAGTGGTCATCAGCAATGTTGATCCGAACCCGTTGGTTAATGGCGGGGGTATCCGTAAACTGCGCGAGGCAGGTATAGAGGTTATTACCGGCATCCTTGAGAAAGAAGGTCGCGAGTTGAATAAGCGGTTTTTCACCCGGATGGAACAAAACCGTCCATACATTATTCTGAAGTGGGCTCAGACTGCCGATGGTTTTGTGGCGAAAGAAAATTTAGATTCGAAGTGGATAAGCAATGCGCATTCGCGCCAGTTGGTGCACAAGTGGCGCAGCGAAGAAGATGCCGTGCTCGTGGGTACAAAAACAGTTTTTCATGATAATCCGAAACTGAGCGTACGGGAATGGACCGGCCGAAATCCAACACGCATTGTTATCGACCGGTTTTTAAAACTCAGCTCCAACCTTCATGTATTCGAACGGTCGCAGCCAACCCTGGTTTATAACGTATTGAAACATGAAGAGCATGGCAATTTTGTTCTTGCCCGAGTTGATGAGCATGATTTTTTGAACGAAATGGTTAAGGATTTGAACAATCGAAAAATTCAGTCGGTGCTGGTGGAGGGAGGCGCTCAAACGCTTCAATATTTTATTGATGCGGGCCTGTGGGATGAAGCCCGCGTATTTACATCGAAGCATGCATTTGGCAAGGGAATTCGTGCGCCACAATTTCAGGGAAACTTAGTTTCTTTGGAATCTTTACTTACAGATACGCTTACAACCTATTATCCACTTTAG
- the prmC gene encoding peptide chain release factor N(5)-glutamine methyltransferase, which yields MNSRKLFTELVLQVNLNEPASEINEKILMLMEQVLGLTKPKILTGTAITLTPELKTQLDKAISRINNHEPIQYIVGEAEFYGRRFKVNSSVLIPRPETEELVQQAVSLIQPKSNPVILDIGTGSGCIAISLNLELPTATVYATDVSKKALRVAQENANRIKGRVTFLHHDILTSEIPFKNLDLIISNPPYIDENEKETLQPNVLAYEPHEALFAPGNPLIFYQAIASKGHQALRPGGLIMVEINEHFGNETAGIFSQEEYDQVHIIKDISGKDRIVTAIKPKA from the coding sequence GTGAATTCCCGAAAACTCTTTACCGAACTGGTGCTTCAGGTTAACCTGAACGAGCCTGCTTCAGAAATCAATGAGAAAATTCTGATGCTGATGGAGCAGGTGCTGGGCCTAACGAAGCCGAAAATTCTTACGGGTACAGCAATTACCCTGACACCAGAACTTAAAACACAACTGGATAAGGCGATTAGCCGCATAAATAACCACGAACCTATTCAGTACATCGTGGGAGAGGCCGAATTCTACGGACGAAGATTTAAGGTAAACTCATCCGTACTTATACCCCGCCCTGAAACTGAAGAACTGGTTCAACAGGCCGTTTCATTAATCCAGCCAAAAAGTAATCCGGTCATACTCGATATCGGCACCGGCAGCGGATGCATTGCTATTTCGTTAAACCTGGAACTGCCAACAGCCACCGTTTATGCTACCGATGTAAGCAAGAAGGCCCTGCGGGTGGCACAGGAAAATGCCAATCGGATAAAGGGCCGGGTTACTTTTCTTCATCACGACATTCTGACCTCCGAAATTCCGTTTAAAAACCTGGATTTAATTATCAGCAACCCTCCTTATATTGATGAGAATGAAAAAGAAACACTTCAGCCGAACGTTTTGGCCTACGAACCACACGAAGCCTTGTTTGCCCCTGGCAACCCGCTGATTTTTTATCAGGCCATTGCATCGAAAGGACACCAGGCACTGAGGCCGGGTGGATTAATCATGGTTGAAATCAATGAACACTTCGGCAATGAAACAGCAGGTATTTTTTCTCAGGAAGAGTATGATCAGGTGCACATCATAAAAGATATTTCAGGAAAAGACAGGATAGTAACGGCCATTAAACCCAAAGCATGA
- a CDS encoding alpha/beta hydrolase: MNSLIVLHGALGSKNQLDPLCKVLRQAHPHVYSLNFSGHGGKPFRPSFGIETFAEDVLRFLDDHQLKQIDLFGYSMGGYVALWLGYRHPERIGKIVTLGTKFDWSPASAEMETRKLNPKKIQAKVPAFARILEHRHAPNDWKELLQKTSLMMLGLGRQPLLTEKVLQTINKPVTICLGDEDDMADRNYSKKVSEIVPYGRFILLNKTPHPIERVDVSVLSSIILNS, encoded by the coding sequence ATGAACTCCCTGATTGTACTGCATGGCGCGTTGGGCTCAAAAAATCAGCTTGATCCATTGTGTAAAGTACTGCGGCAGGCGCATCCTCATGTTTATTCATTAAATTTTTCAGGCCATGGTGGCAAGCCGTTTCGTCCATCATTTGGCATTGAAACGTTTGCCGAAGATGTGTTACGGTTTTTAGATGATCACCAGCTAAAACAAATTGATCTGTTCGGCTACAGCATGGGAGGTTATGTAGCCTTGTGGCTGGGTTACCGGCATCCCGAGCGTATTGGCAAAATAGTTACCCTGGGTACTAAATTCGATTGGTCGCCTGCATCGGCTGAAATGGAAACAAGGAAACTTAATCCGAAAAAAATACAGGCAAAAGTTCCGGCATTTGCACGAATCCTGGAGCACCGCCACGCCCCGAACGACTGGAAAGAATTGCTTCAAAAAACCTCGTTAATGATGCTGGGCCTGGGCCGGCAGCCTTTACTTACCGAAAAAGTTCTTCAAACCATCAATAAGCCGGTTACAATTTGCCTTGGCGATGAGGATGATATGGCCGACCGGAATTACTCTAAAAAAGTTTCGGAGATAGTGCCCTATGGCAGATTCATCCTTCTAAACAAAACACCGCACCCCATTGAGCGGGTTGATGTAAGCGTTCTTTCTTCAA